The Achromobacter pestifer genome includes a region encoding these proteins:
- a CDS encoding hydroxymethylglutaryl-CoA lyase, with product MSLPDRVEIVEVGMRDGLQIESEFVPTDTKIQILNALIDAGVRHFEATSFVSPRAVPQMRDAQEVLQGVRKRPGVVLGALAPNRKGVERALQSQADEIVVFLSATESHNSKNLNRPVEQSLRDIEDIAQLLKDHPIKRKGAIAVAFGCPFEGDVDLGRIRTIFDHFARQGFDAVTLGDTTGMATPRLVRDTVETLRADHPGIKISLHFHNTRGIGLVNVVEGLRAGVTSYESSLAGLGGCPFAPGATGNICTEDLVYLLDEMGVDSGIDLGALIKVAQRLEGIVGRGLPGQLMKAGPRLRLHDYNVAAGAIG from the coding sequence GTGAGCCTTCCAGACCGAGTCGAAATCGTGGAAGTCGGCATGCGCGACGGACTGCAGATCGAGTCCGAGTTCGTGCCCACCGACACCAAAATCCAGATCCTGAACGCGCTGATCGATGCCGGCGTACGGCACTTCGAAGCCACCTCCTTCGTCTCGCCGCGCGCCGTCCCGCAGATGCGCGACGCGCAGGAAGTCCTGCAAGGCGTGCGCAAGCGCCCAGGCGTCGTGCTGGGCGCGCTGGCGCCCAACCGCAAGGGGGTTGAACGCGCCCTGCAATCGCAGGCCGATGAGATCGTCGTGTTCCTGTCCGCCACCGAGAGCCACAACAGCAAGAACCTGAACCGTCCGGTCGAGCAGTCGCTGCGCGACATCGAGGACATCGCGCAGTTGCTCAAGGACCACCCCATCAAGCGCAAGGGCGCCATTGCCGTCGCCTTCGGCTGCCCCTTCGAAGGCGACGTGGACCTGGGCCGCATCCGGACCATCTTCGATCACTTCGCGCGCCAGGGCTTCGACGCGGTGACGCTGGGCGACACCACCGGCATGGCCACGCCCCGGCTGGTGCGCGACACGGTCGAGACGCTGCGGGCCGACCATCCCGGCATCAAGATCTCGCTGCACTTCCACAACACGCGCGGCATCGGCCTGGTGAACGTGGTGGAAGGCCTGCGCGCGGGCGTCACCTCGTACGAGTCCTCACTCGCGGGACTGGGCGGCTGCCCCTTCGCGCCGGGCGCCACCGGCAATATCTGCACCGAAGACCTGGTCTATCTGCTCGACGAGATGGGCGTGGACAGCGGCATCGACCTAGGTGCGCTGATCAAGGTGGCTCAGCGGCTGGAAGGCATCGTCGGCCGCGGCCTGCCCGGCCAGCTGATGAAGGCCGGGCCGCGCCTGCGCCTGCACGACTACAACGTGGCCGCCGGCGCGATCGGCTGA
- a CDS encoding Bug family tripartite tricarboxylate transporter substrate binding protein: MLRALMFSACALAACAPAAAQQYPNQPIRVIVPFTPGGGTDFLSRTVAAKLSDSVKWNVVAENRPGAGGTIGITTAARAKPDGYEIVMGQVDNLAVAPSLYAKLAYDPVKDFEPIGIVGEAPLVVVANKNGPYKSLQDLIAAAKKAPGTINYGSPGAGTITHLAAELLQLQAGIKLVHVPYKGSGPAMADLLGGQVPIIFTSIPSAAPQIKAGSAVPLAVTSAKRSPAMPDVPTIAESGYPDFDVRVWYGLLAPAKTPKPIIQTLNTELNKILASKDVQDALAAQGATAMPTTPAQFSQTIAADYKKWRAVIQSANVKLE; encoded by the coding sequence ATGCTACGTGCCCTAATGTTCTCGGCCTGCGCGCTTGCCGCCTGCGCCCCCGCCGCTGCACAGCAGTACCCGAACCAGCCCATACGCGTCATCGTGCCGTTCACGCCGGGCGGCGGCACCGACTTCCTGTCGCGCACCGTCGCCGCCAAGCTGTCCGACTCGGTCAAGTGGAACGTCGTCGCCGAGAACCGGCCCGGCGCCGGCGGCACCATAGGCATCACCACCGCCGCGCGCGCCAAGCCCGATGGCTATGAGATCGTCATGGGCCAGGTCGACAACCTGGCCGTGGCGCCCTCGCTCTACGCCAAGCTGGCCTATGACCCGGTCAAGGACTTCGAGCCCATAGGCATCGTCGGCGAGGCCCCGCTGGTGGTCGTGGCCAACAAGAACGGGCCGTACAAGTCCCTCCAGGACCTGATCGCCGCCGCCAAGAAGGCGCCCGGCACGATCAACTACGGCTCGCCGGGAGCCGGCACCATCACGCACCTGGCCGCCGAGCTGCTGCAGCTCCAGGCGGGCATCAAGCTCGTGCACGTGCCCTACAAGGGATCGGGCCCGGCCATGGCCGACCTGCTCGGCGGCCAGGTGCCCATCATCTTCACGTCCATCCCCTCGGCCGCGCCGCAGATCAAGGCCGGCAGCGCGGTCCCGCTCGCCGTCACCTCGGCCAAGCGCAGCCCGGCCATGCCGGATGTGCCCACCATCGCGGAATCCGGCTACCCCGACTTCGACGTGCGCGTCTGGTACGGACTGCTGGCCCCCGCAAAGACGCCCAAGCCCATCATCCAGACCTTGAACACGGAGCTCAACAAGATCCTGGCCTCGAAGGACGTGCAGGACGCGCTGGCGGCCCAAGGCGCCACCGCCATGCCCACCACGCCCGCACAGTTCTCGCAGACCATCGCCGCGGATTACAAGAAATGGCGCGCCGTCATCCAGTCCGCCAACGTGAAGCTTGAATAG
- a CDS encoding TRAP transporter substrate-binding protein, with the protein MYKKISQHLVRASAALLALSITAAGTFAPAGQAQAREMKIATIAASNSPWDHAMRAFAEEAARQSQNDLQVHVYTDGQLGDISKILSSMQLGTLDMGYFGLGSVVFLRGAQPLNILYAPYLFKSGEQAERIINSDEFAQIFDDVAKKSGVRVFAAFGIRSPRALQTVSRPINKPEDVKGLKLRIPAIPILKSTFEKLGAQVVPLGMTEIYTALGRGMIDGQDNGFDLSIPLRFHEEAKYWAATDHAYELTGWFISERVWQGLDARQRQALTEAAKAGGKVATRLDQELDDNAVKILKEADVTYTQPDKAAFKATLATVYQQYEGKDWPAGMVERIQKMQE; encoded by the coding sequence ATGTACAAGAAAATATCGCAGCATCTGGTCCGCGCCTCGGCAGCCCTGCTGGCGCTTTCGATCACCGCCGCCGGCACCTTCGCGCCTGCGGGCCAGGCGCAGGCGCGGGAAATGAAGATCGCGACCATCGCTGCCTCCAACAGTCCCTGGGACCACGCCATGCGCGCCTTTGCCGAAGAGGCCGCCAGGCAATCCCAGAACGATCTGCAGGTGCACGTCTACACGGACGGCCAATTGGGCGACATCAGCAAGATCCTCTCTTCCATGCAGCTGGGCACGCTGGACATGGGCTACTTCGGCCTCGGGTCCGTGGTGTTCCTGCGCGGCGCCCAACCGCTGAACATCCTGTACGCGCCCTATCTGTTCAAGAGCGGCGAGCAGGCCGAGCGCATCATCAACAGCGACGAATTCGCCCAGATCTTCGACGACGTGGCCAAGAAATCCGGCGTGCGGGTGTTTGCCGCCTTCGGCATACGCTCGCCGCGCGCGCTGCAAACCGTGTCGCGGCCGATCAACAAGCCCGAAGACGTCAAGGGCCTGAAGCTGCGCATTCCCGCCATTCCCATCCTGAAGTCCACCTTCGAGAAGCTGGGCGCGCAGGTCGTGCCGCTGGGCATGACCGAAATCTACACCGCGCTGGGCCGCGGCATGATAGACGGCCAGGACAACGGCTTTGACCTGTCGATCCCGCTGCGTTTCCACGAAGAAGCCAAGTACTGGGCGGCAACCGACCACGCCTATGAGCTGACCGGCTGGTTCATTTCCGAACGCGTCTGGCAAGGCCTGGACGCCCGGCAACGCCAGGCGCTGACCGAGGCGGCCAAGGCGGGCGGCAAGGTCGCCACCCGGCTGGACCAGGAGCTGGACGACAACGCGGTCAAGATCCTGAAGGAAGCCGACGTGACCTACACGCAGCCCGACAAAGCCGCGTTCAAGGCGACGCTGGCCACCGTCTACCAGCAGTATGAAGGCAAGGATTGGCCGGCCGGCATGGTCGAACGCATCCAGAAGATGCAGGAGTAA
- a CDS encoding SMP-30/gluconolactonase/LRE family protein, with translation MDSKSNGGAVLDLSAVRETGVNLNRPECVLSTAAGDLYVSDKAGGIRHILPNGDARLIGAQPGLIPNGFALLRDGSFAVANLADDGGVWRVHRDGTAEPYIMEIDGVALPSVNFVWLDERERLWICVSTVRHGDHQFRRDIADGFIAVHDKHGTRVVAQDVHWTNECRTDPDGTHLYVNETFGRRLLRFRIGANGDLGERAVITEFGKGTYPDGMAVDEEGHIWVVSVVSNRVIRVSAKGQQQLMLEDGDAAHIDRLEAEYLANRLSRPMVYDNHSKRLQNITSLAFGGRERKTAYMGCINGSRLAVFDSPVAGLKPVHWNW, from the coding sequence ATGGACAGCAAATCAAATGGCGGCGCGGTCCTGGACCTCTCGGCGGTGCGCGAGACCGGCGTCAACCTGAACCGCCCCGAATGCGTGCTGAGCACGGCCGCCGGCGATCTCTACGTGTCGGACAAGGCCGGCGGCATACGCCACATCCTGCCCAACGGCGACGCGCGCCTGATCGGCGCCCAGCCCGGCCTGATACCCAACGGCTTCGCCCTGCTGCGCGACGGCTCGTTTGCCGTCGCCAACCTGGCCGACGACGGCGGAGTCTGGCGCGTGCACCGCGACGGCACGGCCGAGCCCTACATCATGGAGATCGACGGCGTGGCCCTGCCCAGCGTCAACTTCGTCTGGCTGGACGAGCGCGAACGCCTGTGGATCTGCGTCAGCACCGTGCGCCATGGCGACCATCAGTTCCGCCGCGACATCGCCGACGGCTTCATCGCCGTGCACGACAAGCACGGCACTCGCGTCGTGGCCCAGGACGTGCATTGGACCAACGAATGCCGCACCGATCCGGACGGCACGCACCTGTACGTCAACGAGACCTTCGGCCGGCGCCTGCTGCGCTTTCGCATCGGCGCCAACGGCGACCTCGGCGAACGCGCGGTCATCACGGAATTCGGCAAGGGCACCTATCCCGACGGCATGGCGGTCGATGAAGAGGGCCACATCTGGGTGGTCAGCGTGGTCTCCAACCGCGTCATACGCGTCAGCGCGAAAGGGCAACAGCAACTCATGCTGGAGGACGGCGACGCCGCGCACATCGACAGGCTGGAAGCCGAATACCTGGCCAACCGCCTGAGCCGCCCCATGGTCTACGACAACCATAGCAAGCGGCTGCAGAACATCACCAGCCTCGCGTTCGGCGGCCGAGAACGCAAGACCGCCTACATGGGCTGCATCAATGGTTCCCGCCTGGCGGTGTTCGATTCGCCGGTCGCCGGGCTCAAGCCCGTGCACTGGAACTGGTAG
- a CDS encoding TRAP transporter small permease, giving the protein MAAPMPAPTVHASPHAASRWRSLALRADRAVCWIGRLAVALTLAMVLVFCFAQVLDRYLLKTQFDAWDQVARIGMLWCAFVGAAMALRERRNVVIDIIDRHLPERVRRARDRLFDACLLVLAATLFYKGLDVVAVGNFQDIVGTPFTYAVSYASLTVGMVFFMLFLALRLLIPDAPAPQDAFARGEPDTQGAHP; this is encoded by the coding sequence ATGGCCGCGCCCATGCCCGCGCCGACTGTGCACGCCTCGCCTCACGCGGCCTCCCGCTGGCGCAGCCTGGCGCTGCGCGCCGACCGCGCCGTGTGCTGGATCGGGCGGCTCGCGGTCGCCCTCACCCTGGCCATGGTGCTGGTGTTCTGCTTCGCCCAGGTCCTGGACCGCTATCTGCTGAAGACGCAGTTCGACGCCTGGGACCAGGTCGCGCGCATCGGCATGCTGTGGTGCGCGTTCGTCGGCGCGGCCATGGCGCTGCGCGAACGCCGCAACGTGGTCATAGACATCATCGACCGCCATTTGCCGGAACGCGTGCGGCGCGCGCGCGACCGCCTGTTCGACGCCTGCCTGCTGGTCCTGGCCGCGACCCTGTTCTACAAGGGCCTGGACGTGGTCGCCGTCGGCAACTTCCAGGACATCGTCGGAACGCCTTTCACCTACGCCGTCAGCTACGCCTCGCTGACCGTGGGCATGGTGTTCTTCATGCTGTTCCTGGCCCTGCGCCTGCTGATCCCCGACGCCCCCGCGCCGCAAGACGCCTTCGCGCGCGGCGAGCCCGATACCCAGGGAGCGCATCCATGA
- a CDS encoding CaiB/BaiF CoA transferase family protein, producing the protein MPLTGIRVLDLTRIISGPYCTSILADMGAEVIKIEAPGEGDPIRRQGVIKDGLSWYFANYNRNKRSVTLDLYSAEGKDILRQLIPRCDVVIENYRPGIMDKMGFGDAALKALRPDIIHCSINGFGTSGPYRDRPAFDFIAQAMSGFMSLNGGEDDPPMRAGPPISDLAAGLNGALGVVAALLRRERTGRGDSISVSLLSSMIGLLSFQASNYFASGELPARTGNDHGIVAPYGLFETADGQVAIAPSNDAMYEKLLDALELPELRAHPEFQGNADRMLNRASVKVAIEARTRQQSSHYWIERLNQHGVPCGQVLNLQEVFDDPQVTDQRMAMDVPHPDGQQVRMLGFPIKFADAPCQVRSAAPALGADTDAVLEELGLSRARIRELHEKGTV; encoded by the coding sequence ATGCCACTTACCGGAATCCGCGTCCTGGACCTGACCCGCATCATCTCCGGGCCGTATTGCACATCCATCCTGGCCGACATGGGCGCCGAGGTAATCAAGATCGAAGCGCCCGGCGAAGGCGATCCGATCCGCCGCCAAGGCGTGATCAAGGACGGCCTGAGCTGGTACTTCGCCAACTACAACCGCAACAAGCGCTCGGTGACGCTGGACCTGTACAGCGCCGAAGGCAAGGACATCCTGCGCCAGTTGATACCGCGCTGCGACGTCGTGATCGAGAACTACCGGCCCGGCATCATGGACAAGATGGGCTTCGGCGACGCGGCCTTGAAAGCGCTGCGGCCGGACATCATCCACTGCAGCATCAACGGCTTCGGCACGTCCGGTCCCTATCGCGACCGGCCCGCCTTCGACTTCATCGCCCAGGCCATGAGCGGCTTCATGAGCCTGAACGGCGGCGAGGACGATCCGCCCATGCGCGCCGGCCCGCCCATCAGCGACCTGGCCGCCGGTCTGAACGGCGCGCTGGGCGTGGTGGCCGCGCTCTTGCGCCGCGAGCGCACCGGCCGCGGCGACTCCATCAGCGTCAGCCTGCTGTCCAGCATGATCGGGCTGCTCAGCTTCCAGGCCTCGAACTACTTCGCCAGCGGCGAGCTGCCTGCGCGCACCGGCAACGACCACGGCATCGTCGCGCCCTACGGGCTGTTCGAAACGGCCGACGGCCAGGTCGCGATCGCCCCGTCCAACGACGCCATGTACGAGAAGCTGCTGGACGCGCTGGAGCTGCCCGAACTGCGCGCGCATCCGGAGTTCCAGGGCAACGCCGACCGCATGCTGAACCGCGCATCCGTCAAGGTCGCGATCGAAGCCCGCACCCGCCAGCAAAGCAGCCACTACTGGATCGAACGCCTGAACCAGCATGGCGTGCCCTGCGGACAGGTGCTGAACCTGCAGGAAGTGTTCGACGACCCGCAGGTCACGGACCAGCGGATGGCCATGGACGTTCCCCACCCTGATGGCCAGCAGGTGCGCATGCTGGGCTTTCCGATCAAGTTCGCCGATGCGCCCTGCCAGGTCCGCAGCGCCGCCCCCGCGCTGGGCGCGGACACCGATGCGGTCCTGGAAGAACTGGGACTTTCCCGCGCCCGGATACGGGAACTGCACGAGAAAGGAACCGTCTAG
- a CDS encoding tail fiber assembly protein, whose protein sequence is MAFVWKNSGWFESIEGGYRVDPEYKAELMTGQVIEHYIATAEDGRPYLEKRPDPTVENLAQAVRADRDELLRLSDWSQMPDVSESIRAAYVPYRQALRDITSQARFPMNVVFPEKPKAN, encoded by the coding sequence ATGGCATTTGTTTGGAAGAACAGCGGTTGGTTTGAAAGCATTGAAGGGGGATATCGGGTAGATCCCGAGTACAAGGCCGAGCTGATGACGGGCCAGGTGATTGAGCACTACATAGCAACGGCGGAGGATGGACGACCCTACTTGGAGAAACGGCCCGACCCGACCGTCGAGAATCTGGCCCAAGCCGTAAGAGCGGACCGTGATGAGCTTCTGAGGCTATCAGACTGGTCGCAGATGCCCGATGTCAGCGAATCGATTCGCGCGGCATATGTACCGTATCGGCAAGCGCTGCGCGATATCACCTCGCAGGCCAGATTTCCTATGAATGTGGTGTTCCCGGAAAAGCCCAAGGCCAACTGA
- a CDS encoding TRAP transporter large permease, whose product MILFSVVLFVVLILVGLDIGFAMITAALIGMLFKGGGGVDIAQAPLSMLGGIDETALVAIPLFILAGELMNRGGVTLRLINWSMAMVGHMRGSLSQVSLTTNLVMAGISGSAVADASAIGTAMIPSMKREGYRRGYPEAVIACGAMLGPILPPSIPMIVYAVLANLSIIRLFLAGIIPGFMLLAGYMAICAWQARRHGYKSRPRASWPERARVTRASIWALMMPVLIIAGIRFGLLTDTEAAAFVAVYALFVGLAVYRELKPGELGSAFYSAGRTMAVVLFLLAAAGPFSWLISESRVAATIAKGILGISDQPWVVLLTVNVFLILVGKILEPLPAMIITLPALLPIGAQLGMDPIQYAMILILNLMTGMLTPPVGILLFVTSAVGRTPIGPIVREIVPFFIWSLIVLALICAFPPLTLWLPRLGG is encoded by the coding sequence ATGATCCTCTTTTCCGTCGTGCTTTTCGTCGTGCTCATCCTGGTCGGGCTGGACATAGGCTTCGCGATGATCACCGCCGCCCTCATAGGCATGCTGTTCAAGGGCGGCGGCGGGGTCGATATCGCCCAGGCGCCGCTGTCGATGCTGGGCGGCATCGACGAGACCGCCCTGGTCGCGATCCCCCTCTTCATCCTGGCCGGCGAACTGATGAACCGCGGCGGCGTCACGCTGCGGCTCATCAACTGGTCCATGGCCATGGTCGGGCATATGCGCGGCAGCCTGTCGCAGGTCTCTCTGACCACCAACCTGGTCATGGCAGGCATCAGCGGCTCCGCCGTGGCCGATGCCAGCGCCATCGGCACCGCGATGATCCCCTCGATGAAGCGCGAGGGCTACCGGCGCGGCTATCCCGAAGCCGTCATCGCCTGCGGCGCGATGCTGGGGCCCATCCTGCCCCCGTCGATCCCGATGATCGTCTACGCGGTGCTGGCCAACCTGTCCATCATCCGCCTGTTCCTGGCCGGCATCATTCCCGGCTTCATGCTGCTGGCAGGCTACATGGCCATATGCGCCTGGCAGGCGCGGCGCCACGGCTACAAATCGCGTCCACGGGCCAGTTGGCCTGAGCGCGCCAGGGTGACGCGCGCATCCATCTGGGCCTTGATGATGCCCGTCCTGATCATCGCCGGCATACGCTTCGGCCTGCTGACGGATACGGAGGCTGCGGCGTTCGTGGCCGTGTACGCCCTGTTCGTGGGCCTGGCCGTGTACCGGGAACTGAAGCCGGGCGAGCTGGGATCGGCTTTCTACTCGGCCGGGCGCACCATGGCCGTGGTGCTGTTCCTGCTGGCCGCCGCCGGTCCCTTCAGCTGGCTGATCAGCGAATCGCGCGTCGCGGCCACCATCGCCAAGGGCATCTTGGGCATCTCCGACCAACCCTGGGTGGTGCTGCTGACGGTGAACGTGTTCCTGATCCTGGTGGGCAAGATCCTGGAGCCGCTGCCGGCCATGATCATCACGCTGCCGGCGCTGCTGCCCATCGGCGCCCAGCTCGGCATGGACCCCATCCAGTACGCCATGATCCTGATCCTGAACCTGATGACGGGCATGCTGACGCCGCCGGTCGGCATCCTGCTGTTCGTCACATCCGCCGTGGGCCGCACCCCGATAGGCCCCATCGTGCGCGAAATCGTGCCCTTCTTCATATGGTCGCTGATCGTGCTCGCGCTGATCTGCGCCTTTCCCCCCCTGACCTTGTGGCTGCCGCGACTGGGCGGCTGA
- a CDS encoding lysozyme has protein sequence MKLGMKIAGGAATLLASGALAVFSPTLQQLLARWEGGSQNVVYADKLAHGLPTVCKGITKHTSPDPVVVGDYWSPERCEEVERMVVRKGQLQLADCIQVKISQPIFDALSSHAHNFGTPSTCASRAVALMNQGRLAAGCDAIANAPDGSPVWSFVTDDKGRKRFVRGLRDRRIEERELCLSGIG, from the coding sequence ATGAAGCTTGGAATGAAGATCGCGGGTGGCGCGGCGACGCTCCTTGCCAGTGGAGCCCTGGCGGTGTTCTCACCCACTCTTCAGCAGTTGCTGGCCCGCTGGGAAGGCGGCTCGCAAAACGTGGTTTACGCGGACAAGCTGGCCCATGGCTTGCCGACCGTTTGCAAAGGCATCACCAAGCACACTAGCCCCGATCCGGTGGTGGTCGGGGACTATTGGTCGCCGGAACGATGCGAGGAGGTTGAGCGAATGGTGGTCCGCAAAGGGCAACTGCAGCTTGCCGACTGCATCCAGGTGAAGATTAGCCAACCGATCTTCGACGCGTTGAGCAGCCATGCTCACAACTTCGGCACACCGTCGACGTGTGCCAGTCGAGCCGTCGCGCTGATGAACCAAGGGCGTCTTGCCGCTGGTTGCGATGCCATCGCCAATGCACCGGACGGATCGCCGGTATGGTCATTCGTCACCGACGATAAGGGCCGAAAGCGGTTTGTCCGGGGTTTGCGCGATCGGCGCATCGAGGAACGCGAATTATGTCTGTCCGGTATTGGATGA
- the lysC gene encoding Rz1-like lysis system protein LysC, which yields MLPANLAQPCPQVPEVTSDSWDDLARSYIALAALYGECAARQRAVAKAWEES from the coding sequence ATGCTGCCGGCCAACCTGGCCCAGCCGTGCCCGCAGGTGCCCGAGGTGACGAGCGATAGCTGGGACGATCTTGCGCGCAGCTACATCGCGTTGGCGGCTCTGTATGGGGAATGCGCGGCACGGCAGCGCGCTGTGGCGAAGGCCTGGGAGGAATCCTGA
- a CDS encoding right-handed parallel beta-helix repeat-containing protein: MTIRTLSLQQLKRSAENSAAMQHRVNDDAPVPLEPRTSGALASLAGRSVQVQDYGPTADGTLHTLAERYATLSAAQSDYPFVTSLAESIDGVAIQAAIDAAFSSGIGQAQCAGGTYVINSSIYMRAGVELVGDGKTVVTQPDGLNLLTLIEFGYAHGAGLRGCTVNGNRNNNAADYNAVLVHVRGANDAKVHDNVLVGSCGYGIACNGARMSVVGNHIEDTFMHAIGVYGTVGQESRHLILQNRIVRPGAGAILLGTADYSIIANNSIYSPIIGGRDARLRVNLNGATVSWVSGPKFENVRVGEVLVIDGGKEFRIMAKTSDTQLTINPEGSALALTNELAAIGCGDLIGVISQFCRVTDNVLVGGATFGIGCTVGGNAVSTVGNEIEGNTLRGQGKHALVVGWDTGAGGVYDTVLRGNMIYNAGDAGGNSTYDRIPVFLSGQTLGKVGGVFVEGNYIVGPDGDSRCPYWMGTDLKLEYGSVLVGRNHSIRMLNPGIFNDVVAVSLSGWGDAASATNIVSYGHSVRMTINCAGAGFTGGPSFTIHKICDSAEQPAMVKADITTTTGVLGQMWGEQSTGSGQWRATYYGTPSAGNTFVITTRA, encoded by the coding sequence ATGACGATCAGAACTCTTTCTCTACAGCAACTGAAGCGCTCGGCCGAGAATTCGGCAGCGATGCAGCATCGTGTCAATGACGACGCGCCTGTTCCTCTAGAACCACGCACTTCCGGTGCGCTGGCAAGCCTGGCAGGGCGTTCCGTTCAAGTCCAGGACTATGGTCCGACCGCGGATGGCACGTTGCATACGCTCGCGGAGCGTTACGCCACCTTGTCGGCGGCCCAGTCCGATTATCCCTTCGTCACCTCGCTGGCCGAATCCATCGATGGCGTGGCCATTCAGGCCGCGATTGACGCGGCTTTCAGCAGTGGGATCGGCCAGGCGCAGTGCGCGGGGGGAACCTACGTCATCAATTCGTCTATCTACATGCGCGCCGGTGTGGAGTTGGTTGGCGACGGCAAGACCGTGGTTACGCAGCCCGACGGCTTGAACTTGCTGACCCTGATCGAGTTTGGCTACGCACATGGGGCAGGGTTGCGTGGATGCACGGTCAACGGCAACCGCAACAACAATGCGGCAGACTACAACGCGGTTCTTGTTCATGTGCGCGGGGCCAATGATGCGAAGGTCCATGACAACGTACTCGTTGGCAGTTGCGGATACGGCATCGCATGCAATGGCGCACGCATGAGTGTCGTCGGCAACCACATCGAAGACACGTTCATGCACGCCATCGGTGTGTATGGAACCGTGGGCCAGGAGTCCCGGCACCTCATCCTTCAGAACAGGATCGTTCGCCCGGGCGCAGGGGCAATATTGCTCGGAACGGCCGATTACAGCATCATCGCAAACAATTCGATCTACTCTCCCATCATCGGCGGCCGCGATGCTCGGTTGCGCGTAAACCTGAATGGCGCGACCGTGTCCTGGGTGTCGGGCCCGAAGTTCGAAAATGTGCGGGTGGGCGAAGTGCTGGTTATCGACGGCGGCAAGGAGTTCCGCATCATGGCGAAGACCAGCGACACGCAATTGACGATAAACCCCGAAGGTAGCGCCCTGGCGTTGACAAACGAACTGGCGGCCATCGGGTGCGGCGACCTGATAGGCGTGATCAGTCAATTCTGCAGGGTTACGGACAACGTCCTGGTCGGCGGCGCTACGTTCGGGATCGGATGCACGGTGGGGGGCAATGCCGTGAGCACCGTTGGCAACGAGATTGAGGGAAACACTCTGAGGGGGCAAGGAAAGCACGCCCTGGTCGTGGGTTGGGACACGGGGGCAGGGGGCGTTTACGACACCGTCCTGCGCGGCAACATGATCTACAACGCGGGCGACGCCGGTGGGAACAGCACATACGACCGCATCCCTGTTTTTCTATCCGGTCAGACGCTCGGCAAGGTGGGCGGCGTCTTCGTGGAGGGTAATTACATCGTCGGCCCGGATGGCGACAGCCGCTGTCCATACTGGATGGGCACGGACCTGAAGCTGGAGTACGGATCGGTGCTGGTCGGCCGAAATCACTCGATTCGCATGTTGAATCCCGGAATTTTCAACGACGTGGTGGCTGTGTCGCTGTCCGGCTGGGGCGACGCGGCAAGCGCTACCAATATCGTTTCCTACGGCCACTCCGTCCGCATGACGATCAATTGCGCGGGCGCCGGATTTACTGGCGGTCCGTCCTTCACGATCCACAAGATCTGCGATAGCGCCGAGCAACCTGCAATGGTCAAGGCCGACATCACGACCACCACCGGAGTGCTCGGACAGATGTGGGGCGAACAGAGCACCGGCTCGGGGCAGTGGCGAGCTACTTACTACGGCACGCCCTCCGCGGGAAACACTTTCGTCATCACCACGCGCGCTTGA